The Mauremys mutica isolate MM-2020 ecotype Southern unplaced genomic scaffold, ASM2049712v1 Super-Scaffold_100167, whole genome shotgun sequence genome segment cctgcacccccaccccacataccccctcccagccccacactacgtcccagagcctgcacccccaccccacataccccctcccacccccaaactccctcccagagcctgcacccccaccccacataccccctcccacccccaaactccctcccagagcctgcacccccaccccacataccccctcccacccccaaacttcctcccagagcctgcacccccaccccacataccccctcccacccccaaactccctcccagagcctgcacccccaccccacacatacccctcccacccccaactccctcccagagcctgcaacccccatccccacataccccctcccacccccaaactccctcccagagcctgcacccccatccccacataccccctcccacccccaaactccctcccggagcctgcacccccaccccacataccccctcccacccccaaactccctcccggagcctgcacccccaccccacataccccctcccacccccaaactccctccaagagcctgcacccccaccccacataccccctcccacccccaaactccctcccagagcctgcaccccccccccccttccccctcccacccccaaactccctcccagagcctgcacccccacccacataccccctcccacccccaaactccctcccagagcctgcacccccaccccacataccccctcccacccccaaactccctcccagagcctgcacccccaccccacataccccctcccactcccaaactccttcccagagcctgcacccccaccccacataccccctcccacccccaaactccctcctagagcctgcacccccatccccacataccccctcccaccccaaattcctcctagagcctgcacccccaccccacataccccttcccacccccaaactcccctccagagcctgcacccccaccccacataccccctcccacccccaaactcctcccgagcctgcacccccaccccacatacccccaacccccccccaaactccctccagagcctgcacccccacccccacatacccactcccacccccaaactccctcccagagcctgcccccccaccccacatacaccctcccacccccaaactccctcccagagcctgcacccccaccccacatccccccgcccccccccaacctccctcccagcgcctgcacccccaccccaaataccccctcccacccccaaactccctcccagagcctgcaccccccaccccacataccccctcccacccccaaactccctcctagagcctgcacccccaccccacataccccctcccacccccaaactccctcccagagcctgcacccccaccacacataccccctcccaccccccaactccctcccatatcctgcacccccatccccacataccccctcccacccccaaactccctcccagagcctgcaccccatccccacataccccctcccacccccaaactccctcccagagcctgcacccccccccccccaaaaccccccccaccccaccgaccccctcccacccccaaactccatcccagagcctgcacccccacccccacataccccctccccaccccaaaatacCTCCCATAgcctgaacccccaccccacatcccccctcccacccccaaactccctcccagagcctgcacccccaccccacataccccctcccacccccaaactccctcccagagcctgcacccccacccacataccccctcccacccccaaactccctcccagagcctgcaaccgccccaccccctggcccacaGATCAGTGTCGGATCCTCCCTTGTGTCAGGAACCACAGATCTCAGAGGGTTTCAGAGCGGTCGCCTGTTAGTATGTCCCAGGAAAAACATtgcggagtccttgtggcaccttagagaccaacacgtTTTATTGGGCAGAAGCTTCCATGGGCTAAAACCCCCTTCATCggctgcatggagtggaacatacaggggGAAGGTATAAACACACGGCACGTGAACAGAGGGGAGTTGCCGGAccgagtggggggtcagtgctaacgagccaatttcaattaaggtggaagtggcctataaccgggtcctttccttggccgcccccctgctgagctctttctCTCTACcaataaagcactgtgaggcttttcttgctgcagcacccgtggcttttatttacacacagttccaccaccagcaatactatTTACAAACACCCAGGTCTTCCTATCTCCTCTTTTACAGGGAGTcctcccttcagcctggagactgccccttccctggccattccccccctTGCACTTGCTGCCatccagcctttatagctcttctattagcaggcccacaggtgcagtgagatccagaggccaggcaccagcctttccccagccccaatctagttctcctgattggggctggctgagcaggggctaattaagTGCctctgcaccagcaccctgctacatggcctattctcaacagttggcgAGACTCAAACGCTGGCCCCGAGGGCGCTTAGGAGCTCGTCAGTCCGAACCCCCCACCCATGTCTTGCTAACGCTGCTGGAAGAGCCgctggaggggagcagagactccagtcctgggctctgattgggggaATCCTGGGGGGCCCGACgggtccccagcctctgtgcGCCCCAAGCCAAGGGGCAGGACGTTGCCTGTGCAGCTGggtcctccctgcccagctctgcttcccctgcGACACCTGCCCCTGGTCTCCTGGGAACCTCTCCCGCCTGGCACCTGGTTTGCCCTCTggtctgccccctccagccccacccccagccccttcagccaggcctgcccccctgttcccccccagtTGAGGGGTCTCTCCCACAGGGGGGCTCCCTCCTTCCTCAGTGGGAGACCCCCCGAGTTGGTCTCCCAGGAGCATAGAGAGCCAGCCTAGAGCCTCCCACAGACCTCCACAGCCATAGAGCTACGAGTAGAGTGTCACCCCCCTAAAGCCCTGTCTGTGCAAGGGGGGAGGCTGAGTCCCTCCAGGCCATAGAGATAAGGAGGGTGGGGCTAGAGGAGCCGCACACTCCCAACAGCACAGAGGAAGAAGGGGCGGATTCTCTCCCCGGCGAAAGAGGCCGGCGGGAAAGCGGCGATCGGGTCCCCGGTACCAGCATCGAAAAACGCCACCCTGCCCCCGTTCATAAGTCCAGATACACCCGGCTCCTGCAGGGTGCCTGGCTCGGGGACAAGGGGATGCTCTGGCCAGAGGACGTGAGAGCCCAGTACTGATCCTCCCAGCAcatcacagcccagatcccctgctCAGGGTTAGGGCTGATCcctccttcctgctcacagactctctggccacccccacatcacagactccccccatccccacctccacctccacctcccagtagtgtcggcccgaggtgaatccctcacagcccagcacaacAGGTCCAactgtcaaatctctcagggttgttgggcaggtCCTGCCGCGTGACTCCCCATCTTACACTTCTCCGATCCGCAGACACGATGAGTCGGGGAtgggccgtgtctggatccagagtcacattcgctgcagagagagaatcagagcgtgaggggcagagctcagccctggggcagggtctgatcgtgtcagtgacagaacctgccccagctggggagtgaaccaggcaacctcccccctcccggatTTACCCAGCTCTGCACGGGGAGCAGCGCTGAGATCTCAGCCATGGGCCGGGGGGATTCACACCCTGACAGAGCCAGTTCAGGGACAGAGTGAAATGATCCGCTCggctgagccaggccccagacccagagtctgagTCTCAGTGATTCCATCCTTGTGCTGGGGGGGAAGACGAGGGGGGTCACAGGGAGCtggttttaagccacctttgtccttccttcagtctgcctggcccctcgctccaggggcctcagggctgtgaagcagagagcagccagagtgtgatgcctcctgtctgtgcccccagcagagccgcccctggggagggCGAATTGGGGCGACCGCGCCGGGCCCCGCGCTTTCGGGGGCCCCGCGGGCTGGTGCGATTGGCTGGCGCAGTCGGTCCCAGAAGAGACGAATCCGTCacttcctccccacacccccctagggccggccctggcccccagcctggccccagacaCTGCTACAATAacggctgggggcagagttgcTGTGGAGCCTCTGTGCCAACTTCACatgggcagggggggaggagggggctccctGACACCGGGGCTATTTTCTGGGGTCTGTTTCCAGGCACATCAAGGCCCCTTTGCTCTGACAGAGCAGCACGAAAGGACCTGACAGTCAGGCCCTGGAACctttccccacctgcccccacctctccccacagacgtgatcagagaccctggcagcacaggaggctcccagCAGATCACAGGGCCCAGCAATCAGGACATTTTAAAGGATTCTGTTGTGGGTTTTAGCTCTGTCTCCTGATGTTTGAACTCCCCTGGACCCTCCCCAGGGTTACGCATGTGACAGTCAGTGCTGCCCACTCTCCCACATGTCCTGGAGAAGGGGATTtcggctcctgctgcaggagttctcaccccccatctgcccacttgtgcATTTGCTAATACTAATAATATGGCCAGGGGATGTGATGTATGCGCATAAAGAGTTCTGAGAACGAGGTGAGATGTTCCTCTCTGACTTTCCAAAAGGCTCATTTTTAAACTCTTAGATCTCTGCGGAGATACACTGCTCGCCCCCTCGCCCGTACCCCGGCCCATCTGGGTAACCCAACCACTAGTTACAAATTCTAAATTCTAAGAGAGAAAAGAATCAACTGTTCTGTTTTTAGGAAAGATCTGGGCAGCCACCAGGAATatgttgctcagctcctttcaAATGCAAAATTGACACAAAACCTGAACTATGGTGCTGCCAATGAGCCCCCATAATTCATAGGAAAGTTTTCACTCCCCCTTTGATAGGAGAAATTTACCTTTGTCCAACCGCTGTCTAGACGACAGTGAGTCTAGAGGAAGAAATGGGTGAAAGACGAAATGTCAGGTTGTCGTGTTTAGGGATATATTTCACATTGTTAAGTTCaaacacaaaagcaaaatgaaaagaaaacgaACTTTTTGAAGTTCTAGTGAAGGAGGTTAAGTGCAATTCAGACCAATACAAAACATTACACACATCactaaaaataaccccaaacattaaaaactaaggacatgACCTAAGGTTACATGACAGACCCAGAGATGTTTTACCAGCAATtacacacctgtggctggcccatgacagctgacttgggctcgcagggctggggcactggggctgtttcattgccgggtagatgctggggcttgggcagaggcCTGGGCTGTGGGACCCTGTGACGGGAGAGGGTCGcagagccaggctccagcccgacccCGAACCTCCTGAGCCGGAGTCAGCGGACAcgggccagtcacaggtgttttaattgctgtgtagagaaACCCTCTGAAACCAACACATCATTCACAGACAGaccaacacacagacactgtgtcactgATTAGCATTCAATCATTAGTACTCAGTAAAACTGGCTCATCGTTCCTGGCAGCCCTGGGGGTCTCATTCTCTCCAGCTCAGGAGGATAAAAGGTGGAGaatctctaaagcaggggtggggaacctaccTCTGCGAAGAGCTGCAGGAACTAGGAACGTGGGGGGGTCCCATTTGCTGgccccgcacccaggactctgccccagtccccagctgtggtccagcctcagcccccttaccccatcctgccccctcccctcccagggccacgGTCCAGTCTTGGTCcctgctctggggagagggggcacagcCAGGGGTAGGGGGTGCCAAgtaaaatgtttggggaccactggctttcagcacccccactgtaaaaattCTTCCAGCGCCACTGCCTCTGCAATCCCTGCGCGGCTGGAGCCACGCACGCCAGCTCGGCCTGCTGCGGGGGGAGCCCCGAGCCTCCACACCCCCTCTTGGTCCCCCTGCGGGTGAGTGGTTAGCGACTGATTTTTAATGTGGGTCAATGGCCCATGATAGAAAAAagattccccagccctgctctaaagCAAGAGAGGGACTGTGGTGACACCGGAGGCCTGGCAGACAAACAATCCAAACAAACATACTCCAGAAACAGTGAATTCAGCAGGAAGCTCAAGCGCAGGTTAATGTTCACAGCTGCTAGGAAAGGAAACCCCCAGGGGGTCCGAATGCAGGCCCCTAACCCAGTGTGTGCGTGCTGTactgagagctgggtagggaatTCATAGCTTCCAAATGATTAGCTGACTATCTCCATCCACAATCATTGTCCCCAAGAAGATTTCCCCAGCTCTATCAGTTATCAGTGTAACATAGGTGAGAAAATCCCCCAGGTGACTGGTTATTACCTGTGAATTCCTTCATTCTGGTCTCCAGAGATGCATTTCTTTGAGAAGATTCCCAGTTTCTCCATTTCAGTTCAGAAGAAAAGGCCACTGGGTTCTGAAACTTCTCCCTCTCGCATCTGAAGAACAACCCAGTGTTACTCGGTGTGGAGTTCGTTCATATTTGTGTTTTACTAACATGTATTTTATTCTAGTGAATGGCTGTAGCTCAGCAGACCCTGGAGGTTAAATTCTCTGTTGCCCAGGAACAGGTCCAATCCCAGCTGTGACACTACAAGCTTCCCCTTCATTCTGGTGAGACCGATATTggaaaactgcatccagttctggtgtctccaTTTTAAAATGGACGTTGAAAAAGTGGAGACAGCACAGAGAAGACCCACAAATCTGATGTGAGGGCTGGTGAAAATGCCTTGTCCTGAGAGAACCCTGGCACTTGAGTGTGGGGTACAAATACCGATGTGACGCAGCAGGGAGTGTGGAGTAtagacctgggaatgttgcaggggagttttactAGGACTGTTTGCATTGGGGAtggggagactttccttgagggaagATACCTGGGCGCGTAACATGAGAGCCTAGGAGGTGGgttgggccaggtgacaccttctgcccgggaaacgggccaaaggctggaggaggagctggggggaggctggggggagacggCGGGAGCGGGGTTCAGTTTAGAGCAGGCTGAGGAAACGGAGGGAGCCCCAggactggggtctaagctcccagccccacagaaggacttgactgaggggtcctggttgtacctacaagctctgtttggggCCGTGTTCCTGTCgcccaataaaccttctgttttactggctgggtGAGAGTCATGGGgaatcacaggaagtggggggttcagggccctgactccccctcaCTCCGTGACAACTGTCATGGGCAGAACAGACTTGGCACTAAAGGGCTCCTCAGGTTAGcaaacaaaggcagaacaaggaccaatggctggaagctgaagccagagaaatgccCATGGGAATCAGACAGACATTGTTAGCAGTGCGGGTGCATTAACCATTGGCAGAAActgcccagggaagtggtggattctctatctccTGACAGGGCACCAGAATAGGGGGGccgtggccccatcacttttaaaggtgggcgagctctgctctctgccttggtacCTGCCTGAAAGGTGTGTGAtgcgggagggggcggagaggagtgagcagggggcagggtctcagggaagaggcagagcaggggtggggccgaggtttgggcaccactgcccccccacttttAAGCAGCCTCAGGTGTTACTGTCTGTTGATGTCGGTAAATCAGGACTGACTGGCTTTCTGGAAGGTGCTTTAGTCAATACACGTCAGGATTTAGTCAAATAGAAATTACTGGGCTGAACACAGGAATAACTGGGTGAAGTTTAAGGACCTGACACACATCAGCACCGACTCTGTGggggctccggggctggagcacccgtggaacaaaaatagtgggtgctcagcacccagcagaagccccacagatcagcttccaccgctccccccccccagctttacACTAGTTGCCTTTCAGCTGCACTGAACGTCCCCTCGTTCTTGTATTGTGAgtggagcaaagagtcctgtggcacctgatagactaacagacgtattggagcatgagctttcgtgggtgaatccccacttcgtcctgctccaatacgtctgttagtctacaaggtgccagaggactctctgctgcttttacagatccagactaacacggctcccccgctGATATTGTGAGGGTGGGAAGCAGGATCCCCTGACGTATCCCGTACCCCACTGAAGGGAGATAATTAGGGACAATCCTTGGGGTGATGTAGATGCCCATCGTACCAGGACCTGGAGTGAGACCCACTGTCCCATTTCAAAGATAATTTATGTTCTTATCTAGCTCTTTGGATACATACAATGGTCAGTCCACTAGCTCCGGGGTTCTCAGCTTACAAAGGTCAGTGTGTGTCCACCCTGCACTGGGGGACGGCAAACGACTGAATGAACCGGCACTGCCCAGGGAGCCGGGAGCAGTGGGAGTTGGtgcagttctggggggcagggctggagctggggggaactggctggcacCTTCTATTGCTGGCTCGTCAATGGCTGGGGGATGAGCCATGTAACACGGCCAGGCGGGTCCCTGCCCACAGGTGTCTGTGTCAGCGCAGGGCCTGTCAGGcttgtagcttgacatcagcatcacggggcgagaggcagcccaggttggggatctggagggctcagcagtgccacagtccaggctgcaccctgggaaCCCGTCGCACTGATGTAAATCTCCCTTGTGGCAAATTAAACCGATTCCTCCTTGTTCTGCCTCAGGGGACGTGAAGAACAACTGGTCACCGCTCGCTGCAGAATAGCCTCAGGCagatctgaagactgttatcaggccctgcctcagtcttctcttctctagactgaaCACACCCATTTATTTCTACCTTCCTCACGGCTCGTCCAGTCTAAACCTCGGATCACTTCTGTTGCTCTGCTCTGaactctccccaatttgtccacatccttctcacagtgcggtgcccagaactggacacaggattccagctgaggcctccccgtgGCAAGAAGGGGGGAACAACGTCCTCTGTGTCTTACACTGACACTCCTGTTAGTACACCTGTgctgggtgttcaccccacatcaGCCCCCGGAAAGGGTGAAGGAAGCAGAGAACGAGGAGATTGGGGAGACAGGCCACACATGGGGGGTTCAGGCCAGAGCAGTAACCCCTGGTTGGACGATGAAGCTCAgctgagcaggtgggggctgggctagtGCAAAGCCAGGAAGGTGGCAGCAAAAATGGCTGCAGGGAGGAGTCTGCAGCCCCCCTGTGCACTCGAAAGGGCAGGAGGGACCCAGGCAGAGAACAGCCTGCTGGGAGccgggccctgggggagggagtgttagactcacagggccagagggggctgccagggtcaccTGGTCTAACCCCCGTCAGAGAGCGGGGGGAGACgaaggcctgtgggaggggagcggggagcagcccagggagggagcagacgTTGCCTGCATgtggcagggtccctgggctggagcctagagcagtggggggctcgagttccccacccagccccggctggagcggcattgcctgggcagtggggccagcgAGACTCtgcaccccagaaggggaaaccattcagtgacctggctgggggctgagtcacgcagaggaagctgcagctcctggggggagagatgaggctgcagagtgagagagagacaatggGGGAGACGCCAGGGGAGGGGTTGGCCCCGGAAGAGCTaatccccacagcagccaggagggggcagcacctgccGTGAATACAGCAACCTGGGACAACATCCCACAGTGAAAAAACTCATTCTCCATCCCCAGTCCCCTGAAGTCTccatcataggcggcaggtttgtataatttttggtggggcccaaaatggtggtgccccccgctcccgccctgtaagccgatataaaatgaagctataacgcgtcagcgccacaaaattacaagggtcaattaaaagtggaaagtcagaagcagcacttgcctacttcaatatacagtattatattttgttgtacctgttgtgatgaagtgggaatgttcttaatattttctctgaatactgtgtgggtgcctcagtttcccctgcaagatgccaactgaaggtgttggggacaaagagatcaggtggcctccttgtccggaagagatacagaggccagaggagggagtgtcagtttggagctggctggggaaatggggagagactcagaacttggttctgggctccccaccccgcaagatggacctgaccgaggggttctgttttctgtaccaacaagctctgtttaaactgtgttcccatcatctaataaaccttctgttttacagtctggctgagagtcacatctgactgccgagttggggtgcagggacctctggctgccccaggaccctgcctgggcggactcactgcggaaagtgcatggtgtggaagggcatgc includes the following:
- the LOC123359716 gene encoding tripartite motif-containing protein 15-like, translating into MEQKCQLPASEFLQDIKGTLSRCEREKFQNPVAFSSELKWRNWESSQRNASLETRMKEFTDSLSSRQRLDKGKFLLSKGE